The sequence below is a genomic window from Lolium perenne isolate Kyuss_39 chromosome 7, Kyuss_2.0, whole genome shotgun sequence.
ATTTAGTTGTGGCGTGTCAACAGCCTGACAATCAGTTCATCAGCCCATTAAAGCCTCCGGAGGCATGGCGTTCGTTGCTGCTGTCGTTTTCTCTTTCTCTCAGGCTGAGTCTCAGCTTTTCTTTCCCTCTCACGTATTTGGGTTTCTCCATTTTCAGCAGATGCAGCCACGGGTGCGGTGGGAATGGCGGTTGCCGTTCGTGTGAGGAAGGAAGGTGCAGGTCATGTGGGAAGCTCCTTTGGCGGCTGTGGTCGGACGGCAGCGAGGCGGCGGTGAGCCCTTGTCCAACACCTTATATCATATCCTGAGGGGCGCGCAAATCTGCAGCTACCACAAGTCGCCGGTTGCCGGCGTGAATAGGCGCTGCTCAGCAGGCAGCGGCCGCCATACATGCTCCCAGATTGCCTGCTACACCTCTCCCCCTCCCAGTCAAAATCACGCCAAAGGTCAGTACTTCAGATCCTTAGACCCCTATCTTGATTCCCATTTTTATGATAGATTTATCTCACTTTTGGCCTTCTTAGACTCGTGATGTGTTTGCACCTGTATATTACTTGCTAGATCTGAAGTATTCTCAAGTTGAGCTCTTTCACTTGTGGCAGGTCTTGGTGGCGCCGACCACTTGAAATTGCCTTGTGGCCACACAACGCCCATGTAGGTAATCAACAGCAGCCCGTGTCCTTCTCTTTATTTGTAGATTGTTAGATGGATTTGTTTTGATCTGACATGCTATACGGACTGTAGAGCCAACTGGCTCACACCTATGGAGCCACAGCCAGGCACAGAACAAATTTGGTGATCTAGCGGTGGAAGTGGGTCGATTTGGAGCTTCAGGTGAATTTTGCCATGAATTGAAAATGGGGATATATTGGTGTGAATTTTCTTACTGGAACATATTGTGTGGAGTAGCCATATGTTCATCTCTCAACTGTTTTACTACTCTCGTACTGCTCTATTAACAAGAGACTTAGCAGACATTATTTATTATAGACAATCCATATACTCCATGTTGTTTGTTCTCTTGAAAGCTCCGAATCCTATCTGATTTTTATTCTTGAAACATTAGGTGTCAAAATTCTTTATGTATCCAGGATTTCATGTTGGTGCTGACCCTACTTGAGGCCATAGCAGAATGAGTAGGAATATTTTCTTTATTGACCAAAGTTGGCTCAACAGAAGCTACTTTCTCCGGTTTATTCCTCTTGAATCTGTAGTGAGGTCAACAATGTGTTTTGATGTTACACTTCAGATTCTTGTTTGGTGGCTGATGCAAATGCTAAATGAGATGAGCAGTTTTAGGGATTAGTCAAttttatatcctattgctgaattGAAGCATATAATTTGTATCCTATTAGCCAACTTTTGTTGTAAATCCTGTATTAGATGCTTATTGACATTTGCATCCCCTTTTTCCTAATATTCTGTTACCTTTGGCAACAAGACGGAAGTGGCATCGTGTCAAAGACCCATGGTGCAGCCTGCGGAGTCGAAAGGTAAGTCATGTTACAACAAAAGTTACTCCAGTATTTCCATTTATTCAGATTCAAGTTGATATTTGGTTTGTCTGGATTTCATGTCCATCGTGCTATCCTTGCAAGGTTTAGTAGTAATTCTTATCTTTGGGTTGCCGATGATGAACTTGTAGGTGAGACTCTGTATTTGTACGGAATAAATCGAATGTGAGGAAGTAAAGAGAAGCCGGGTGGCAGTAATCTAGGCTGCAAACAGAACCAACCGATGAAGCGTGTAGGACGTCCACTAGGATCTGAGAGTTCATCAAATGAAGTCAAGTTGTACGTGCAGAATGGGTAATTAACCTCCAACCCAGGCCTCTCCTCGATAGTAGTGAATTTTGTGAACTAGACCATGAAAGGATTCTCCACATGACTCTTGGTGGATTGAACACCAATCTAAAGGTTTCCTCTGGTTAGAGATGCGGGGATTATATACCTTCgaattgacacctttttctgcacCAATAGTTGATAATTTGATTACAAGGTTAAGCTAGCTTGTTGAAAATAATTCTGACAGCGCCCTGTTCATGACTTGGATTTTTTGTAGATGTTTAATTGCTGGTATTTTAATTGTGCAAAAATTGATATATAATGTGAATGCTTTATAGTTTTACTTGTACAGATCTTGATGAGCCGGGTGGCATAGTATGTTATCCAATGAAGCTGATTCAGGCCGAAGTACTCAGGTTTATTATCTTTTTTAGATTCTCAGGTTTATTATCTTCTCTTTATCAGTTTTAGGATGGTTTACCGCTCTTGCCATGCTGATATGTTTAGTTGTATCATGGCATTGTGGCAGCCTGGGAATTAGTCCTCAGCCAATATGGATGAGGTTGCCATCATATAGGCTATTGATGCTTTGAATGGCAGGTTTGCTAACATTTTGATTATTTTCGTTGTACTGCAGGTTTGCCACTTTTAGAATAAATATGGTGCATTTGAAGCAGCATCATATATGGATCACTGCATGTTCAGTTGCCATGAGGTGAGACCCTTTTTTTCGCAGTAACTATTTGAACACAGGCTTTGCTTTTTGCTGAAATAATTATTGAACATCTGAAGCATCCATGGTATACTGGTGTACACTTTTCGTAAGGTTTTAAGTCTACATCTCTCTATCATTTCCATAGTAGTTGTGTACTTCAGAAAGCACAATGTATTTGCGTCAGTTATTCGAAAGGAAAGGTTGAATCCTTGATTATAATCTATACACAGTGATTAATGACCAGGGGGAAATCCCAAGAAAAGGTTTTCTTATTATGTACACAACTGTTTTTGTTGTGTCTTATGGACTTGTGGCGCCAAATACTATAATTTAGTGCCAATAAGGATACATTTGGTGTTTGAGCTGTGTAATAAAATAGTTACAACTTGAATCCCCCCTTTCATTTGGTTGCATTCATCTGTGTTTATGACTTCCTCTCTTGTTCATTTGAAGATACTTAAAATTAACCGTGTTGTATAAAATATCCTCTTACAATCGCCAAGGAAAATTGGATATTACTATAATTTCTGCTCTTATGCTGCACTATCATGAAAAGGCAACCAAGTATAGTAACATGTTTCACATGATATGTCTCTGGTTGTGTTAAACAGGAAAAAATGGAAGACAAAAATGAAAAGGCAATTATGACAGAAGACCAGACTCACATGCTTGAATCAATGCATAAGGCAGGTTGTATCACTTTTCTTTATCTGGTTGATGGTTAGTATTCTCTTGTTAGAAGCCGCGTCTTTGATGTCGGAGCCTGGCACATTCTTTTTAATATGCTAATGGTCAGCCTGGAAATCCGTGACATGTTTTCTTAGACTGCAGTAGACCAGTTATTACGTGGCAGCATACTTTTTTGCCTTCGTTTCTACTCAGTATTTTAGTTCTCGGATTTCCTCAGTATTGCTTTGCTTTGCCATATCGACTCACACTCTTCATGCTCGAAAGCTATTATTTCAAAACTATGCTCTATCTTCAAAAGTCCAGATGTTTGTTTATACGTTGCGGTTGCTTCTGTTTTGGCAGGAAGCTATTTTAATTGTTTCTTTTGCAACAGCAAGTTAAAAACTTTGTTCGTGATAAAATTGACCAGGATTTGCAAACCAATAcattattagcagtaattgctggGACCTAAAATATATTATACCTAATTCCGCTCCAAAGATAAATATTTTAAGTCACTTATGTGCTCTGCTACCTGTTTCCAATAAATTGCGCAGATGGTGAACTCATTATTATATCTTTACTTTAGTGACTAAAAATTCGTAATTGTTTCTGatctttggatttttttttccttCAAAAGTTCAGATAGTTTGGTTATGCTTATCTTTGCCAGAAAATATTAGTCCTCTTTTTTCCGGAATACAAATATGCATTAGTCTATGATTTAGGCAGATATGTTATTTCAACATCTTATGGCTAACCTATGAGTTTACCTTTTCACATGCGACAGCTTCTCGATTACATATCAGTGTAAATATTCTTTTGTCTTGTCTTCTGTCTCCATCATCCTTTATAAATTTGATTTCCATGGTAAATAAGAACAATCAAGGACCCACCTTCACCATCAAGATTTAGagattcttagaaaagtaaattGCATGTGGGCCAGCTTTAGTCTATATTTGCCTCCAGGCTAGCTCAGGAAACAACTTTACATTTATTAGATGTCATATACTAACTGTTCAGAGATTTTAGTTTGCAAGTTCTGTGTGAGTTTCCTTTTGCTGTGAGGGGTGCTCCATGTCCCTGCTTAGTTGCTCTGTGGTGAGGCAAACAAATGTGTATGCTAACCAGGATAGCAACAATTTTGTGATCTTGGGTTTTGGGATTTGTTTGCTAAACCATAAAAGTAGCGGTTCTTTTAAAACACTGCAATTTGCCTTGCCGATCTACAGGGAGCTGCAAACAAAATTATGCATCACTGCTTGTTCCATGGCCGAAAAACACTGGCACTTCCCAACTGCAGTTGCATGCAAGATTTGGAACATGGCAATTTACATGCTTTGTTCATTCTTGAATCCTTTTTGTTATGGTCATTTTCTTCTCAAATGCTCATACTTAATATTTTGCCAATTACTAATTAGAGATGATATTGTTTTTGGTCAAAACTGAGATCCGAGTACATCACTGTCTTCTGATATCTACAGGTTTAGTTCCCATAATTAGGGATATTGACCAAATATTACTAATGCTAAAGCGGTTACACCTATTGAATGTCCATTGTTGTGTTTCTTAAAATATAGAATCTTTTTGTTTGGTTGACCTATCAGCTTGAAAAATATGCATGTACTTTTAAAAACATGACGACATGttcattttttaaaaaatat
It includes:
- the LOC127301638 gene encoding uncharacterized protein: MLPDCLLHLSPSQSKSRQRSWWRRPLEIALWPHNAHVEPTGSHLWSHSQAQNKFGDLAVEVGRFGASDGSGIVSKTHGAACGVESFTCTDLDEPGGIVCYPMKLIQAEVLRFATFRINMVHLKQHHIWITACSVAMRKKWKTKMKRQL